One Prodigiosinella aquatilis DNA window includes the following coding sequences:
- a CDS encoding TetR/AcrR family transcriptional regulator produces the protein MSNPQDDEVREKTKERRKQVLDAAADCFRKEGFHGCSIAKISKAAGMSPGHIYYHFANKEAIVEALVAQQEHTLLELVNDIAAAPPDEALVDSLTRQTERMIEHHTSPDFVGLWLEIVAEAARNPSVAKLLQLSHKNIVAQFDEQLIKRSNTSNAEEFRKLSGKMDIIALIFSGLSQHVVTRANENKIDYKRLSETINSVIKHLFKT, from the coding sequence ATGAGTAACCCCCAGGACGATGAAGTTCGGGAGAAAACCAAGGAACGCAGAAAACAGGTGCTAGACGCAGCGGCAGATTGCTTCCGGAAAGAGGGTTTTCATGGTTGCAGCATAGCCAAAATTTCTAAGGCTGCTGGCATGAGCCCAGGGCATATCTACTATCATTTTGCTAACAAAGAAGCGATCGTTGAAGCACTGGTGGCACAGCAGGAACACACGCTACTGGAACTCGTGAATGACATCGCCGCTGCTCCACCCGATGAAGCGTTGGTTGATTCTCTGACCAGGCAAACCGAAAGAATGATTGAGCATCATACTTCCCCTGATTTTGTAGGATTATGGCTAGAAATTGTTGCCGAGGCGGCACGTAATCCGAGCGTTGCTAAATTGCTTCAATTATCGCATAAAAATATCGTTGCACAATTTGATGAGCAATTGATTAAAAGGTCAAACACCAGCAACGCGGAGGAGTTCCGAAAGTTGAGTGGAAAGATGGATATTATAGCGTTAATTTTCAGTGGATTATCCCAACATGTCGTCACCAGGGCCAACGAGAATAAAATTGACTACAAACGACTATCGGAGACAATAAACAGTGTCATCAAACACTTATTTAAAACTTAA
- the phoU gene encoding phosphate signaling complex protein PhoU yields MENLNLNKHISGQFNAELENIRTQVLSMGGLVEQQLTDAITAMHNQDSELATRVIECDSKVNLMEVTIDEACVRIIAKRQPTASDLRLVMAIIKTISELERIGDVADKICRTALEKFSHQHQPLLVSLESLGRHTVQMLHDVLDAFARMDLDEAIRIYREDKKVDKEYEGIVRQLMTHMMEDSRTIPSVLTALFCARSIERIGDRCQNICEFIFYFVKGQDVRHMGGDALEKLLIASDAKKAK; encoded by the coding sequence ATGGAAAATCTTAATCTGAATAAACATATTTCCGGTCAGTTTAATGCCGAACTGGAGAACATTCGCACTCAGGTCTTGAGCATGGGGGGACTGGTTGAGCAGCAACTGACTGACGCCATTACTGCGATGCACAATCAGGACTCAGAACTGGCGACGCGGGTTATTGAATGTGATTCCAAAGTTAACTTGATGGAAGTGACGATTGATGAAGCTTGTGTGCGCATTATCGCCAAGCGTCAACCCACGGCCAGCGATTTGCGCTTGGTGATGGCGATCATCAAAACTATTTCGGAGCTGGAACGCATCGGTGACGTGGCGGATAAAATTTGCCGCACCGCGCTGGAAAAATTTTCCCACCAGCATCAACCGTTGCTGGTGAGTCTGGAGTCTCTGGGCCGTCACACGGTGCAGATGCTGCATGATGTGCTGGATGCTTTTGCCCGTATGGATCTGGATGAAGCCATCCGTATCTACCGGGAAGATAAAAAAGTCGATAAGGAATACGAGGGTATTGTGCGTCAGTTAATGACTCACATGATGGAAGATTCCCGTACCATTCCAAGTGTTCTGACCGCACTGTTTTGCGCCCGTTCTATCGAGCGTATCGGTGACCGCTGTCAGAATATCTGCGAATTTATCTTCTACTTCGTGAAAGGTCAGGATGTTCGCCATATGGGTGGCGATGCTCTGGAAAAACTCCTGATCGCGAGTGACGCCAAAAAAGCGAAATAA
- the pstB gene encoding phosphate ABC transporter ATP-binding protein PstB — translation MSMATETSTSKIQVRDLNFYYGKFHALKNITLDIAQNQVTAFIGPSGCGKSTLLRTMNKMYQLYPEQHAEGDILLDGNNILTDKQDIALLRAKVGMVFQKPTPFPMSIYDNIAFGVRLFEKLSRPDMDERVQWALTKAALWQETKDKLHQSGYSLSGGQQQRLCIARGIAIRPEVLLLDEPCSALDPISTGRIEELISELKKDYTVVIVTHNMQQAARCSDYTAFMYLGELIEFSDTDTLFTAPRQKKTEDYITGRYG, via the coding sequence ATGAGTATGGCTACTGAGACATCCACCAGCAAAATCCAGGTGCGCGATCTGAATTTTTATTACGGGAAATTCCATGCGCTAAAAAACATTACGCTGGATATCGCCCAAAATCAGGTTACTGCGTTCATCGGCCCATCGGGATGTGGCAAGTCCACGTTGCTGCGAACCATGAATAAAATGTACCAGCTTTACCCAGAGCAACATGCTGAGGGAGATATTCTGCTGGATGGTAATAACATCTTGACGGATAAGCAGGATATCGCATTGTTGCGTGCCAAGGTGGGTATGGTATTCCAGAAACCGACACCGTTCCCGATGTCGATTTATGACAATATTGCGTTTGGGGTGCGCCTGTTTGAAAAGCTGTCCCGTCCGGATATGGATGAGCGCGTACAGTGGGCGCTGACCAAGGCGGCATTGTGGCAGGAAACCAAAGATAAACTGCACCAGAGTGGTTACAGTCTGTCTGGAGGACAACAGCAACGTTTGTGTATCGCTCGCGGTATTGCTATCCGCCCTGAAGTTCTGCTGCTGGATGAACCTTGCTCGGCATTGGATCCTATTTCCACTGGCAGAATCGAAGAACTGATTTCAGAGCTTAAGAAAGATTATACCGTGGTGATCGTGACGCATAACATGCAGCAGGCTGCGCGTTGTTCCGATTATACGGCGTTTATGTATCTGGGTGAGCTGATCGAGTTCAGTGATACCGACACCCTGTTTACCGCGCCTCGGCAGAAAAAGACCGAAGACTATATTACCGGTCGCTACGGTTGA
- the pstA gene encoding phosphate ABC transporter permease PstA: MTAISIENEAELIRMRRKMQAWRRQKNRIALCLSMLTMAFGLFWLVWILFSTITKGIDGMSLSLFTEMTPPPNSPGGGLANAIAGSGLLIFWATFLGTPLGIMAGIYLAEYGRKSLIAEVIRFINDILLSAPSIVVGLFVYSLVVTRMEHFSGWAGVIALALLQIPIVIRTTENMLKLVPDSLREAAYALGTPKWKMISAITLKASVSGIITGILLAVARIAGETAPLLFTSLSNQFWNTDLMHPIANLPVTIFKFAMSPFSEWQQLAWAGVLLITVCVLFLNILARVVFAEKKH; encoded by the coding sequence ATGACGGCAATCAGCATTGAGAACGAAGCAGAGCTTATCCGCATGCGTCGCAAAATGCAGGCCTGGCGGCGTCAGAAAAATCGTATCGCTTTATGTTTATCGATGCTGACGATGGCATTTGGGTTGTTCTGGTTGGTTTGGATCCTGTTTTCCACGATCACCAAAGGTATTGACGGCATGTCACTGTCGCTGTTTACCGAAATGACTCCGCCTCCCAACTCACCGGGTGGTGGTTTAGCCAACGCTATTGCGGGCAGTGGTCTACTGATTTTTTGGGCGACATTTCTGGGAACGCCACTGGGTATCATGGCTGGCATTTATTTGGCGGAATATGGCCGTAAATCGCTGATTGCAGAAGTTATCCGTTTTATTAATGATATTTTGCTATCGGCACCGTCCATTGTTGTAGGGCTGTTTGTTTATAGTCTCGTGGTTACCAGAATGGAGCATTTTTCCGGCTGGGCAGGGGTTATCGCGCTGGCATTATTACAGATACCGATTGTTATCCGCACCACGGAAAATATGCTCAAACTGGTACCAGATAGCCTGCGTGAAGCTGCCTATGCTCTGGGTACACCCAAATGGAAAATGATTTCTGCAATTACGTTAAAAGCGTCTGTTTCAGGAATTATTACCGGCATTCTACTGGCTGTTGCTCGTATCGCCGGGGAAACGGCACCGTTGCTGTTCACTTCGTTATCCAACCAGTTCTGGAACACGGATTTAATGCATCCGATTGCCAACCTGCCAGTGACTATCTTCAAGTTTGCCATGAGTCCGTTCTCAGAGTGGCAACAGCTGGCTTGGGCAGGTGTACTGTTGATTACGGTGTGTGTGCTATTTCTGAATATCCTGGCACGTGTAGTGTTTGCTGAGAAGAAACATTGA
- the pstC gene encoding phosphate ABC transporter permease PstC, with protein sequence MAEYKPAITPPGKHGDVIFGVLVRLSALLTLLLLGGIIVSLIIASWPSIQKFGFSFLWTKEWDAPAEQFGALVPIYGTIVTSLIALIIAIPISFGIALFLTELAPNWLKRPLGIAIELLAAIPSIVYGMWGLFVFAPLFAKYFQQPVGYVLSDIPFIGVLFSGPAFGIGILAAGVILAIMVIPYIAAVMRDVFEQTPVMMKESAYGIGCTTWEVIWRIVLPFTKNGVIGGVMLGLGRALGETMAVTFIIGNTYQLNSPSLYMPGNSITSALANEFAEADPGVHTAALMELGLILFVITFIVLACSKLMIMRLAKNEGVH encoded by the coding sequence ATGGCTGAATATAAGCCAGCTATTACCCCGCCAGGAAAACATGGAGATGTCATTTTCGGTGTGCTGGTAAGGCTGTCTGCGTTGCTAACGTTATTGTTGTTGGGGGGCATCATTGTTTCCCTGATTATTGCATCCTGGCCGAGCATACAGAAGTTCGGTTTTTCGTTTTTGTGGACAAAGGAATGGGATGCACCTGCCGAGCAATTTGGTGCGTTGGTTCCGATCTACGGCACTATTGTCACTTCGCTGATTGCCTTGATTATTGCGATTCCGATCAGTTTTGGTATCGCCCTGTTTTTGACCGAGCTGGCGCCCAACTGGTTAAAACGTCCGTTGGGTATCGCTATTGAATTGTTGGCCGCTATCCCCAGTATCGTTTACGGCATGTGGGGCTTATTTGTTTTTGCACCGTTGTTTGCCAAATATTTCCAGCAGCCGGTGGGATATGTGCTTTCCGATATTCCGTTTATAGGTGTGCTGTTTTCCGGCCCGGCCTTCGGTATTGGTATTCTGGCTGCTGGTGTGATTCTGGCAATCATGGTTATTCCCTATATTGCTGCCGTGATGCGTGATGTGTTTGAGCAAACACCCGTGATGATGAAGGAGTCGGCTTACGGCATCGGTTGTACTACCTGGGAAGTGATTTGGCGTATTGTGCTGCCGTTTACCAAAAATGGTGTGATCGGCGGTGTGATGCTGGGTCTGGGACGTGCGCTGGGAGAAACGATGGCAGTGACGTTTATCATTGGTAACACCTACCAGCTGAATAGCCCGTCACTGTATATGCCGGGAAACAGTATTACTTCTGCGTTGGCGAATGAATTTGCGGAGGCTGATCCTGGTGTACATACCGCAGCGCTGATGGAGCTAGGCCTGATCCTGTTTGTCATTACCTTTATTGTTCTGGCGTGTTCAAAATTGATGATCATGCGTTTGGCGAAAAATGAAGGAGTACATTAA
- the pstS gene encoding phosphate ABC transporter substrate-binding protein PstS produces the protein MKLMRTTVASIVAASVSLMTVSAFAADLTGAGATFPAPVYTKWADSYQKETGNKINYQGIGSSGGVKQIVAKTVDFGASDAPLKDEKLAQEGLFQFPTVIGGIVLAVNVQGVKKGELTLDGKTLGDIYLGKIKKWNDPAIAKLNPKAKLPDQDIAVVRRADGSGTSYVFTSYLSKVSPEWKEKVGAGNTVNWPTGLGGKGNDGVAAFVQRLPGAIGYVEYAYAKQNKLVYTKLISADGKVVNPTEESFSNAAKGIDWSKSFAQDLTNQKGADVWPITSTTFILLHKVQTKPTQGKEVMKFFDWAYNHGGKEANALDYATLPKEVVAQVRAAWKTQIKDESGKSIY, from the coding sequence ATGAAACTGATGCGTACTACTGTTGCCAGTATTGTTGCGGCAAGCGTTTCTTTGATGACTGTTTCCGCTTTTGCTGCTGACCTCACCGGCGCAGGTGCGACATTCCCCGCTCCGGTTTACACGAAATGGGCTGATTCATATCAAAAAGAAACCGGCAACAAAATAAACTACCAGGGAATTGGTTCTTCAGGCGGTGTAAAACAAATCGTTGCAAAAACCGTGGATTTCGGTGCGTCTGATGCGCCGCTGAAAGATGAAAAGCTGGCTCAGGAAGGTCTGTTCCAATTCCCGACTGTGATTGGCGGTATTGTTCTGGCGGTTAATGTGCAGGGCGTGAAAAAAGGTGAACTGACGCTGGATGGTAAAACCCTGGGTGATATCTATCTGGGCAAGATTAAAAAATGGAATGATCCAGCAATTGCCAAACTGAACCCGAAAGCGAAGCTGCCGGACCAGGATATTGCGGTTGTCCGTCGTGCTGATGGTTCTGGCACGTCTTATGTGTTTACCAGCTACTTGTCAAAAGTAAGCCCTGAGTGGAAAGAGAAGGTGGGTGCAGGTAACACGGTTAACTGGCCGACCGGTCTGGGTGGTAAAGGTAATGATGGTGTCGCGGCGTTTGTTCAGCGTCTGCCTGGTGCTATTGGTTATGTAGAATACGCTTATGCCAAACAGAACAAGCTGGTTTACACCAAACTGATTTCTGCTGATGGTAAGGTTGTGAACCCGACTGAAGAATCATTCAGTAACGCGGCCAAAGGTATTGACTGGAGCAAGTCTTTCGCTCAGGACCTGACTAACCAGAAGGGGGCGGATGTATGGCCAATTACCTCCACTACTTTTATCCTGTTGCATAAAGTACAAACCAAGCCTACACAGGGTAAAGAAGTGATGAAGTTCTTTGACTGGGCGTATAACCATGGCGGCAAAGAAGCCAACGCGCTGGATTACGCGACTCTGCCAAAAGAAGTGGTTGCTCAGGTTCGCGCAGCATGGAAAACTCAGATTAAAGACGAAAGTGGTAAATCGATTTATTAA
- the glmS gene encoding glutamine--fructose-6-phosphate transaminase (isomerizing): protein MCGIVGAVAQRDIAEILLEGLRRLEYRGYDSAGLAVVDNDGHMTRLRRLGKVQILAQAADEHPLHGGTGIAHTRWATHGEPSEDNAHPHVSGYITVVHNGIIENHEPLRELLVKRGYRFASETDTEVVAHLVHWEQQQSGGSLVDVVKRVIPQLRGAYGMVLLDSRDPSVMVAARSGSPLVIGLGVGENFIASDQLALLPVTRRFIFLEEGDVAEITRRTVHIFDKQGQDVKREEIESSVQYDAGDKGTYRHYMQKEIYEQPMAIKNTLEGRFSHGEINLSELGPKADELLAKVQHIQIIACGTSYNSGMVSRYWFEALAGVPCDVEIASEFRYRKPAVRANSLMITLSQSGETADTLAALRMSKALGYLGSLAICNVAGSSLVRESDLALMTKAGVEIGVASTKAFTTQLTVLLMLVARIGHLRGMDAKIEHDIVHALQALPARIEQMLSQDKLIESLAEGFSDKHHALFLGRGDQYPIAMEGALKLKEISYIHAEAYAAGELKHGPLALIDADMPVVVVAPNNELLEKLKSNIEEVRARGGELYVFADEAAGFTSDSKMMKLIKLPHVEDVIAPIFYTVPLQLLAYHVALIKGTDVDQPRNLAKSVTVE from the coding sequence ATGTGTGGAATAGTAGGCGCTGTTGCACAGCGTGATATTGCAGAAATACTGCTAGAAGGGTTACGCCGTCTGGAATACCGCGGTTATGACTCGGCTGGTCTGGCAGTCGTGGACAATGACGGTCATATGACCCGTTTACGCCGTTTGGGCAAGGTACAGATTCTGGCTCAGGCAGCCGATGAACATCCGTTGCACGGCGGTACCGGAATTGCTCATACGCGTTGGGCTACACATGGTGAGCCTTCTGAAGATAACGCTCATCCGCATGTTTCTGGATACATTACCGTAGTGCATAACGGTATTATTGAAAATCACGAACCGTTACGTGAACTGCTGGTTAAACGTGGTTATCGGTTTGCTTCTGAAACCGACACTGAAGTCGTGGCGCATCTGGTTCATTGGGAACAGCAGCAAAGTGGGGGTTCACTGGTAGATGTGGTGAAGCGTGTTATTCCTCAGTTGCGCGGTGCGTACGGAATGGTGTTGTTGGATAGCCGTGATCCCAGCGTGATGGTGGCCGCCCGTTCCGGCAGTCCGTTGGTGATTGGTCTTGGTGTCGGGGAAAACTTTATCGCCTCCGACCAACTGGCATTATTGCCGGTAACTCGCCGCTTTATCTTCCTGGAAGAGGGGGACGTGGCTGAAATTACTCGTCGCACCGTGCATATTTTCGATAAGCAAGGTCAGGATGTTAAACGCGAAGAGATTGAATCCAGCGTGCAATACGATGCCGGTGACAAGGGGACTTACCGTCACTACATGCAAAAAGAGATCTACGAACAACCGATGGCCATTAAAAATACCCTGGAAGGGCGTTTCAGCCACGGCGAGATCAACCTGTCCGAGTTAGGGCCGAAAGCGGATGAACTGCTGGCGAAAGTTCAGCATATTCAAATTATTGCCTGCGGAACGTCTTACAATTCCGGTATGGTTTCCCGTTACTGGTTTGAAGCGTTGGCGGGAGTGCCTTGTGATGTGGAAATCGCTTCTGAATTCCGTTACCGCAAACCGGCAGTACGCGCTAATAGCCTGATGATTACGCTGTCTCAGTCTGGTGAAACAGCCGATACCCTCGCAGCATTACGTATGTCCAAAGCGTTGGGTTACCTCGGTTCATTGGCGATTTGTAATGTTGCGGGTTCTTCACTGGTGCGTGAATCCGATCTGGCGTTAATGACCAAAGCCGGTGTGGAAATCGGTGTGGCATCAACCAAAGCTTTCACCACGCAACTGACGGTACTGCTGATGCTGGTGGCGCGTATTGGCCATTTGCGCGGTATGGATGCGAAAATCGAGCACGATATTGTTCATGCTTTGCAGGCATTGCCAGCACGTATAGAGCAGATGTTGTCGCAGGACAAACTGATCGAATCGCTGGCGGAAGGTTTTTCTGACAAGCATCATGCCTTGTTCCTGGGGCGTGGCGATCAGTATCCGATAGCAATGGAAGGCGCGCTGAAGCTTAAAGAGATCTCTTATATCCATGCGGAAGCCTATGCCGCGGGCGAGTTGAAACATGGTCCACTGGCGCTGATTGATGCTGATATGCCGGTGGTAGTGGTGGCTCCCAATAACGAGCTGTTGGAAAAGTTGAAGTCCAATATTGAAGAAGTGCGGGCGCGTGGCGGTGAATTATATGTATTTGCCGATGAAGCCGCTGGTTTCACTTCTGATAGCAAGATGATGAAGCTTATCAAACTGCCTCATGTTGAAGATGTTATTGCGCCGATTTTCTATACCGTTCCACTACAACTGCTGGCTTATCATGTAGCACTGATTAAAGGCACTGATGTGGATCAGCCACGTAATTTGGCAAAATCTGTCACGGTAGAGTAA